One region of Emys orbicularis isolate rEmyOrb1 chromosome 6, rEmyOrb1.hap1, whole genome shotgun sequence genomic DNA includes:
- the MRPL50 gene encoding large ribosomal subunit protein mL50: MATSCGLVRAWRRLSLGVPPRRALWGGLRKKVREPEVVETAVLVKEPPILVCPPPRSRKYLPPEDLQSRLESHVREIFGPSLSEDWQKASLKESKLKYRLLAQLAAELGHAVPNSRLHQMCTAGDVLAFYSTQVKDASKFDELCTAELPSNLKIMWEH; this comes from the exons ATGGCGACCTCCTGCGGGCTCGTGCGTGCCTGGAGGCGGCTGAGTCTGGGGGTCCCGCCGCGCAGGGCATTGTGGGGCGGCCTGAG GAAGAAGGTGAGAGAACCAGAGGTGGTTGAAACAGCTGTTCTAGTGAAAGAACCACCCATCCTGGTATGTCCCCCACCACGCAGTAGGAAGTACCTTCCCCCAGAGGATCTCCAGAGTCGTCTTGAGTCTCATGTCAGGGAAATCTTTGGACCCTCACTCTCTGAGGACTGGCAAAAGGCCTCACTAAAAGAAAGCAAGTTAAAGTATCGCCTGCTGGCGCAACTGGCTGCAGAACTAGGCCATGCAGTCCCCAATTCACGACTCCACCAAATGTGCACTGCTGGGGATGTCTTAGCTTTCTACAGCACGCAGGTCAAAGATGCCTCAAAATTTGATGAGCTATGCACTGCAGAGCTGCCTTCAAACCTAAAGATTATGTGGGAACACTGA